Proteins co-encoded in one Acidovorax sp. 69 genomic window:
- a CDS encoding DUF932 domain-containing protein, producing MAHLVQTMAYVGETPWHNLGQQLPAKQPIDVWAREAGMDWTIRETPVRYMATESVAGSGSGTASSVSDLYGEPMEFPDQKVLYRSDTKAPLSVVSARYQVVQPKQVLEFYRDLTEVSGYELETAGVLKAGRKFWALARTGKSSALKGNDVVNGYLLLATSCDGTLATTATPTTVRVVCNNTLSIALSGTSSAIKVPHSTSFNAQAVKKQLGIAVSQWDGFMYRMKTLSERKVKSHESMNYFLKVLCQTDGHADASAGLTNERALKKVQAMYEGQGRGAELAAAKGTAWGLLCAVTEFVDHERRARSQEYRLDSAWFGQGATLKQRALEQALQLAS from the coding sequence ATGGCACATCTCGTTCAAACCATGGCCTATGTCGGTGAGACCCCTTGGCACAACCTGGGTCAGCAACTGCCCGCCAAACAACCCATCGATGTCTGGGCCCGTGAAGCGGGCATGGACTGGACCATCCGCGAGACCCCCGTGCGCTACATGGCTACGGAGTCCGTTGCTGGTTCCGGTTCTGGCACCGCGTCTTCTGTCTCAGACCTCTATGGCGAGCCCATGGAGTTCCCCGACCAGAAGGTGCTGTACCGAAGTGACACCAAGGCCCCACTGTCAGTGGTCAGTGCCCGCTACCAGGTCGTGCAGCCCAAGCAGGTGCTGGAGTTCTACCGGGATCTGACGGAAGTCTCTGGCTATGAACTGGAGACCGCCGGGGTCCTCAAGGCCGGGCGCAAGTTCTGGGCTTTGGCCCGCACGGGCAAGTCTTCTGCTTTGAAGGGCAACGATGTGGTCAATGGCTATCTGCTGTTGGCCACGTCCTGCGACGGGACGCTGGCCACCACGGCCACACCGACAACGGTGCGGGTGGTCTGCAACAACACCCTCTCGATTGCCCTGTCCGGAACATCGAGTGCAATCAAGGTGCCCCACAGCACCAGCTTTAATGCACAGGCGGTCAAGAAGCAGTTGGGGATTGCCGTCTCGCAATGGGACGGTTTCATGTACAGGATGAAGACCCTGTCCGAGCGCAAGGTCAAGAGCCATGAGTCCATGAACTACTTCCTCAAAGTGCTGTGCCAGACCGATGGTCATGCGGATGCGTCTGCAGGTCTGACCAATGAGCGTGCGCTCAAGAAAGTGCAGGCCATGTACGAGGGCCAGGGCCGAGGTGCCGAATTGGCAGCCGCCAAGGGCACGGCCTGGGGCCTGCTGTGCGCCGTCACCGAGTTCGTGGACCACGAGCGCCGGGCACGCAGTCAGGAGTATCGCCTGGACAGTGCCTGGTTTGGCCAGGGTGCCACTCTCAAGCAGCGGGCGCTGGAACAGGCATTGCAGTTGGCTTCGTGA
- a CDS encoding inovirus-type Gp2 protein — translation MSNGVNEMFVDLLDSHVGGVSETSDCLVAVDKGSLVWMTQLQSALQSTCPIGRGKKKLPMAPHARVRRAQKLAALLEGMALSEVIERVRLGKSDPHIACLDRALPSILKDKSMTEHLSSGAALTLAMEILDVLMVVYGSWFGRSKIDNARRERERACGALVKRMLAFKRRYPKLMVIRLDVGYGKQYAAQVDPSHEILDHWSDLLDAIKEGFETSFLGYAAKIEYGVRKGPHMHLMLLFNGSKVRQDVTIARLIGELWKNKVTKGAGLYHNSNEPNYKARFTHCGVGVFSGLDDATIAGFQRVADYLAKRDLLIRVAMPHVFRVLRTGLVLPPARV, via the coding sequence ATGAGCAATGGAGTAAATGAAATGTTTGTAGACCTATTGGATTCACATGTTGGCGGTGTGAGCGAGACATCAGATTGCCTGGTCGCTGTAGACAAGGGATCGCTTGTATGGATGACGCAATTGCAATCGGCATTGCAATCCACTTGCCCGATTGGAAGAGGTAAGAAAAAGCTCCCTATGGCTCCTCATGCTCGTGTGCGAAGAGCCCAGAAGCTAGCAGCTCTTCTGGAGGGTATGGCTCTCTCTGAGGTGATTGAGCGGGTTCGACTCGGAAAGAGCGATCCGCACATCGCATGCCTGGACCGTGCACTGCCGTCGATTCTGAAGGACAAAAGCATGACTGAGCATTTGTCGAGTGGTGCGGCACTGACTCTGGCAATGGAGATCCTTGACGTGCTAATGGTTGTGTATGGGAGCTGGTTCGGCAGATCAAAAATTGACAACGCGCGACGGGAGCGGGAGCGTGCCTGTGGGGCATTGGTCAAACGAATGCTCGCGTTCAAAAGAAGATACCCCAAGCTCATGGTGATCAGACTCGATGTGGGCTACGGTAAGCAATACGCAGCACAAGTCGATCCAAGTCACGAAATCCTAGACCACTGGAGTGATCTGTTGGACGCCATCAAGGAGGGTTTTGAAACGAGCTTTCTTGGCTATGCCGCCAAGATTGAGTACGGGGTACGAAAGGGCCCGCACATGCATCTGATGCTGCTCTTTAATGGATCGAAAGTTCGCCAGGATGTGACGATCGCTCGACTCATCGGTGAGCTGTGGAAGAACAAAGTGACGAAGGGTGCGGGGCTGTACCACAACAGCAATGAGCCAAACTACAAGGCCCGTTTCACTCACTGTGGTGTTGGCGTTTTTAGCGGTCTTGATGATGCGACGATTGCCGGTTTCCAACGAGTTGCTGACTACTTGGCCAAACGAGATCTTCTCATTAGGGTGGCCATGCCGCATGTGTTTCGAGTGCTTAGGACAGGACTCGTGTTGCCTCCTGCGCGTGTTTAG
- a CDS encoding H-NS histone family protein has product MPKPVVGAAPALPSVLDRYFAAAEEKRLVDEKLSTLRQALVSEGLQHIAQCIERYQLTAEDLKEVMPPQAPSNSFQKVGSTTRRSYRDPTTGRVWNGHGKRPSWLLEHGPDACLIT; this is encoded by the coding sequence ATGCCAAAGCCAGTTGTGGGGGCCGCTCCGGCTCTCCCGTCGGTGTTAGATCGGTACTTTGCAGCCGCCGAAGAGAAGCGTCTTGTGGACGAAAAGCTATCCACTCTGCGCCAAGCGTTGGTCTCGGAAGGACTCCAACATATCGCACAGTGTATTGAACGGTACCAGCTCACTGCAGAGGATTTGAAAGAGGTGATGCCGCCCCAGGCCCCCTCGAATTCATTTCAGAAGGTTGGGTCAACTACCCGCCGCAGTTACCGGGATCCGACAACTGGAAGGGTTTGGAACGGCCATGGGAAGCGCCCCAGTTGGTTGCTTGAGCACGGCCCAGATGCGTGCCTCATCACTTGA
- a CDS encoding AlpA family transcriptional regulator yields the protein MNHSPAFEGTLINRKTVQELTHKCPASIHNALNAKGPYFDPDFPRPIKLGMGRGNYWIEEEVRVWLAKQVALSRQPVRKGGAHN from the coding sequence ATGAACCACTCTCCTGCTTTTGAAGGCACGCTGATCAACCGCAAGACGGTCCAGGAACTGACGCACAAGTGCCCCGCGTCCATTCACAACGCGCTCAACGCAAAAGGCCCGTACTTCGACCCTGACTTCCCACGCCCGATCAAGTTGGGAATGGGCAGGGGCAACTACTGGATCGAGGAGGAAGTCCGGGTCTGGCTGGCAAAGCAGGTGGCTTTGTCACGACAGCCAGTCAGAAAAGGAGGTGCCCACAACTAG
- a CDS encoding DUF3987 domain-containing protein, translated as MLRDPQATRQLLRLTAGATCLRQQFAAEMELSLRPDGAYADVRDQASKAVEIATRMAGVMHCFFQVDGDIDERTMHDAIALMRWHLEEYKRLFGEPNQYSHAFEDAMKLQEFLVDQINAQGWFRVSSFPRSQLRTYGPNRSRLPKRFDAAVDYLVRQGALTEERVKGGARIQLVREYFRPLVHSFSMAQYEPPVSSLPNGLGFQQPGQLGQRIGYWPSI; from the coding sequence ATTCTTCGGGACCCTCAGGCGACTCGACAGCTTCTTCGACTGACAGCCGGGGCCACTTGCCTACGGCAACAGTTTGCCGCTGAAATGGAGTTGAGCCTGCGTCCAGACGGTGCTTATGCGGATGTCCGTGATCAGGCTTCGAAGGCAGTCGAGATAGCAACCCGAATGGCTGGTGTCATGCATTGCTTCTTTCAGGTCGATGGTGACATCGACGAGCGCACGATGCATGACGCAATCGCTCTCATGCGTTGGCACTTGGAGGAGTACAAGCGGCTGTTCGGTGAACCGAACCAGTACTCGCATGCGTTTGAGGACGCCATGAAGCTACAGGAATTTCTGGTGGATCAAATCAACGCGCAGGGCTGGTTTCGGGTGAGCAGTTTTCCAAGGAGTCAACTCCGTACCTATGGCCCGAATCGCTCGCGCTTGCCAAAGCGCTTCGACGCAGCAGTCGACTATTTGGTGCGACAAGGTGCCTTGACTGAGGAGCGCGTTAAGGGCGGCGCCCGCATCCAATTGGTGCGGGAGTACTTCAGACCCTTAGTCCATTCATTTTCCATGGCGCAGTACGAACCTCCGGTGAGCAGTTTGCCGAATGGCCTTGGATTCCAGCAACCGGGCCAGCTTGGGCAACGCATTGGGTATTGGCCGTCGATTTAG